Genomic segment of Mercurialis annua linkage group LG6, ddMerAnnu1.2, whole genome shotgun sequence:
aaaaaaattgtcattataatttaagAAGTAACTAATCATATTTGGATTAAAAACAAACATTGGGGTTATAGGATTTTagcctaatttttaaaaaatatttgagattaatttttttaagagtaccaaattttaattttttttatggaactgaatttaaatttgttgaTCACTAACtggtattttaataaaatctgaTTAAAAAAAGCTGATGTGAAATTGGAATACGAATGTCGTCGTCTCTTAATAAATATCATGTCCATATTCCAAGTGCTTTTCATTTCAGCAGCAATGTTTATGACCtaatttcattaaataattatttggtGATCAACAAACCAAAATTTAATAaacctaaaatataaattaatttcagttttttaaaTTAGACCAAAATTcaatactaattttaattttcaaaagaaaagcaTGGTCAAAATATTGGTTCCAAAACTTTAATATGCATTTTACCAAATGTCAAAGTATGGTTAAACTTGGCGAACAAGCATAGAAGCCAAATAATTGTTTAatcaatttttcatttaatattcaAGATAGAACGTGTGTAAAGAATAATATAATATGCCTCTTCAATCCAACAATGCATGTGATGCAAAGCAGTTTTCCATAAACAAAGCTTGGCCCAGTCATCTACACCACATTACATTACATGTTCTTATCTCTTAAGACACGGTGAGTTTGTAGTCAGGACGCAACAATGGGATctaacaattttattttctcaCTCGCATCAGGGCTTAGGCTATGAACACACAATTTAAAATGGCAGCCACATTCAGTTAAGTTAGTCAATTTCACAAACAGCTTGTCTGCAATACAAAAACCTTTACTAGTTAACAAACATGAAATTTTGCTTGGATCACAggaattttgtttctttttagacATGAAGTTAAtcaaatatcttttttatttccAACTATTGTTCAAAATCAAACAGTGCtgcataaataataaatattccaGTCCACACAACGaacaaaacaaattacaaaCACAAACAGCAAATGAACTGCATCACTACTCAGTAACGTTTAGCCATGTTAAATCATTGAACTCCCCGGTGCGTTTCTCCTCATCCAGAATTTCATCCGCATCATGTATATCACTAGCACCAACATTTGCTGCAAGCATAATCATCCTGCTTTGCAGCTGCGGCTTGTTTGCTGAGCGCAATTGCAGCACCCTCTTCTCCGGTCCCATCAGCCTCTCCCCTGCTCGACGAAGCAGCTCATTCCCTGGATGCCACGCCGGCGTACCATTCTCATAACCGTTCCACGTCAGCCTCGTCAGTTCACTCCCATCCAACCTGCACATAAACACATCTCCATACGGCTGGATTTGACGTGGAACCGCCACTGGCTCAGCACTTAACCCGCCTAAGTTGGACGCGAACAAAAGCCACTCTCCATTGTCAGTAAAACCCGGGTGGGTTGTTCTCTCCATCCACTCCCTCTCCGAATCACTCAGCAATTCTGATCCTTCCAAGTGAACTCTCTTCAAATCAGAACCGTCCGGTTTCACCAAATACATACTAAACGGATTAGAATGATCCGGTTTATGCCTATTCGAAGTGAAGGCTATCAAGTCTCCTTTAGGTGACCAGCAAGGCATAGTATCACTACATGCTCCCTCCGTTATTTGACGGATACTACCGTTAAACTCGCCCTCAACGGCGTCCATTATGTATAGATTCTTATGACCGTTCCGGCCTGACCGGAACACGATAGACTTACCGTCAAGTGAACAAGCCGGGAAAGCATTGTTACCTGACTCTTCTCTTGTCAGCATCTTAACATCACATGGGATTTCGGTTCGATCAGGCGTGAGATGGGACAAATCAAAGGAGACACGAGCAATCTGCACCGTTCGATCAACCGGTGCAAAGACAGGACCCAGAGTAGTATAGATAACGTTATTCTCTGTCGGACTCCATGAAGTGTAGAAAGCTGTACGGCTTCTGGGGAGTAAAGTCCATCGCTTTGAACCGTCTGATGTAACGATGTGTAAGCCTTGACTTAAACCGGCATTAAAGGCTATGTAATTACCATCTGGAGAAAACGAGGCGAATGAACCGTGGAGTCTCAGCAAACTAATATTCTCCACCGGAGATTTAACCGGTTCGAGATTTGGAATCGTGGTTTCTCCTGAAGCTTCTTCGCCTCTAAACCGGTGGTACCCAATAAAGGACGAGTCGTCAGAAACAAACGGGTTGAAATGCTGGAAATTTGGGTTGACTGGCAAACTAACCGGGTGAAAAGTGTTCGAATCAAGATCGAATATTTCGATATGTCTGTAAACCGACCCAGGCCGTCTAGTGGCGACGACGATTCGTTTACCATCGTGCATAGCAGCAGGAGTTAAACAGTTGACACCCGGTGGAGTAATCCGAACCGGAGTACACGGAAACTGGGACAGATCATCCAAATTCTCCGGTAATTTAACCTGAAAAATGCTCCAAAACCCATCCTCAGCCTTCCGATGGAAATAAACGGTAGAATCACCGGACCAAGACGGCCAACCACCCAGTTCACAGACAACAACCCGTTTCTCCGGGTGGGCTTCTTCGAACACAACAATATCCGTAGTAAGATCCTGAAATTTAACATCCCAGATGCGAGATCCATAAGAAGCAACGGCGAAAAACTTGCCGCTGCGAGAAATAGCTGGACTATAATCAACGACGCCATACGGGGTTAAACGAGTAATTTTCCCATCGTTCAGATCTGTAGCGTAGAGAGCGTTCCAGCTCTTGACAAGCTTATCTTGCTTCTCATGAGCAGAGATGTAGTAGACACGGTTGTTCTTGAAGATCGGACGGTCGTGAAAGAGGCTTTCCGGCGGAGTTGGAAGCTGCTGGGGTTCTTCACCGGGTTTGGATAGGTAAATAGCAGGGAAGCAAGATCGTTCGGAGATGTAAACGACGGAGAGATTGTCGTCGGCGAATTGGGCGTTGAAGTTGAGGGATATGCCGTCGGTGAGACGGACTTCGTCGGAGTTGGATAAAGTGGAGATATCGGAGGGTAGTTTGACGGCGTAAACGTCGAAGCCGTAGGATTGACGGCCGACTGTGGTGAAGACGATGGTGCCTTTGGGTAGATTCATTGTGATTGTGTTATTGAGATTAGAAGTGAGACGCGACTGTGGGTTTTTAAGAGAGATGGTGCAATCTTATTGGTACAGGTGGCTGAATGAAACCGTGTGGAATTGAGACACGTAGCTCTAACTTCAGCTTatcattttctgtttttttatttgccAGTGTTAATAAAAACTTTTATGGAAacaatacaatattttaatcaattatataatattattaatacttttttttatgtcGGTAGTCTATTTCTCTGGTGTTGTAAATGATAGCACATTCTGGATGTGAATAACGTGGAAATGTGAAAAgaatcaatttttcaattttttatttgcaTTCATTAATTTCTATATTCTGCTTTTAGACCGTTGGATGGATGTTTACAAAAatggtttaaattatttattattatgacGTGTTTCCTCCTCATGTTTGAATTGAATTTTCTTCATAAAATTTATAccagtttaaaataattattcatttcATTAGTTTTATAcagttaatattttaaattttaaatttatttctattttttttatcatatttgtaataaatattatgattaatttactttttaaaaataataacaataaaaagtgatcttaaaataaattaataaattaattttaaaaattataattttctaaactaaatatttaattttaataaaaacaataaacaactAAATTGACACAGAAAGCGCATAACTATAAATTAAACGCAATATGTTTTTCAAGGATAGCAATAATATTTACACAATAGACGGCTAAAAATGGATTGTTAGTCTAtttcacaaaaataaatatcctaaaaaaataattaatttataaaattaattatttaaatttatatctcaattaaattatagttaaaaatttaaaataaaaaaatatgcacTGATTATTACTATAGGTTAAGAATATATAAATatctaattattataataaataaatacctatttttttataatgacgtaatttgataaaatagacATATAATAGCACATTTTTCTATTTATAGTAGGAACTTATAACTTGAGATACTATTTTAGTCCAGTATATTCAGTCGACcgtctaataattaatatatatggtaaattaaaaatttattaattattaaaattactaatttagtAAACTTAAGGCATAATATTGAAGTTggttctataaaattttattaattattaatttattaaatatcaaTTATTAGACAATCTACTTTCTAAATTCTTCGTCccgtttataaaaaaataatgtttttattcattaattaaaatgacaataatttttatgtttttaatttataaatgatgatTTAGATGAATTGTCGTTAATATTTAaggagaaaaataaataaataaattatatttaaaatgacaCTAAAATCATCAGATGAACTTCTTAAATGATACATAGAGAGTACATGGTCTGATTTGACTGGTTTATCATTGATATTTTAGTCCAAACCAATTATACTGGTTTGGTaaattttcaaaccaaaatcaaaccacacaCATTATAAACCAGCAaaattagtttggtttgatttgataattttttctttaaaactattttgaatcatcatcaaaaaattatatatgtatctaagataaaaaaaatataaaaatataaaaatatttattcatcataaaaataaatgttatatttatataacaaaCTATAATAGtgactaataaataaataaaaaattataaattttttataatataaatttttatattttattaatataatatcttaatattatagaaatataacattataaatatataaatagttgttttattatatgatatttaaatatattattttgtcaagtacacttttaaaaaatagtgacagaaattttatttttaaattaatatttataagtttaataaaaatatgtatgtatgtgtatatattggtttggtttggtttatacttgtttataatttttgaaaccgCAAACCATgtcagtaattattttttttatattttctaaattaaaatcaaaccaacaatCTTCTAAACCGTAATATTtagttggtttggtttgatttggttgatttgaattttttctgtaCAACCTTAAATTGATACATGCAAATTTAGATAGGACTATTTTtaaacgtaaaaaaaaaaaaggaaggcAAAATTAATGCTCACTTTAGTCTTTGAGATGggatcaaaaaaataaataagtccCTGAGATCGAAGTTGACTCAATTATCATTTGGAAATTGTCTAAAGTGGTTCATAATGCACCAAACGCTAACTATATTAGTTTTTTTCCCTCTAGGTCtttaagaaaaaattcaaaaacatctttaatatttaatatttaaaatacttaccaattttatatttttaatatttttaatcattttcacttttttcttcatttaaatatataaaattaaataatatttaaatttaaaaatatttattaaaacaatcaaaactcaattacatactctgaaacctaattaaacacgtCGAAATCGAATTAAACAAAtagaaattcaattaaaccaatcaaaattcaatgtaaacctaattaaatcaactaaaataaaaataaaaatttcgtAAAACACTACCAATTTTTTCTCCAAATCTATTCTGAAACGACCCAATATTTTTTTGCACCGCCTTCTACCGACCGCCGAAAAAAATTATGGCGGTCTTCGCCGACGGTTCTTCTATGGAAGAACATATATGTTAAACAAATTTTTCAAATACGGGCTTCGTATAAATGTATGAAAATTGCTCACTAAATGTCGAATGTAGAATTTGTTAGCGAACTCGACCCATTCTTCTCTTCGCAGAGTATATATAATGTCGCGATGCCGATCAAATATGATATACATCTTTCGATCACCCAATATGTGCCTCTGAACACAAGTCAAAAAATACATCCAGCTTTCTGAGCTTTGTTTTTCCACTAGGGCAAAAGCGAGCGGCATGATGTGGTTGTTTCCATCCATTGCACTCGCAATCAACAacaacattttatattttccaAATAATAATGTCCCATTAATGAGAGGACAGACTTGCAATATGGAAAGCCCTCGACCATAGGCTCGTAAGTCAAAAACATCCGCTTGAACTTTTTGAAATCAGGATCAACTTCTCCATTTCGCACGACAGGAGTACCTATGTATAACACATAATTTAATCATATGTAATTTTTCATTCTCGAAAGAAAATAGAAATAgacatttttttaatagttcGTTAAACGATCATTTGTACCTTTAGCGTGCCACAATGTTCCCAGATCAGTAAGGGTCATATTAGCCATAAAGTTGCAGACCTCTTTAAAAGAGTCGTCCCATTTTCCGAACATGTTTGCGATGACCTTTTCCTTAGCATACCAAATCGACGATGAACTCTGTAATTATGCAAAATCTCAGCTTGAAGGGTTTTCACCCTTATATCATGCTGCTCTACCAATTGCGTCCGGATATGTTCTGCAATTATTTTGGATTTCAACTTCTTGTGGTCTTTGGAGGCAAATTGAGGAGTACATGTGTGACGGTcgttatattttgttaatttccacTCCCCGGTTCTTTTCAATTGCGTTGCCAACAACCTCCAATTGCAAATGACGCTGCTCCGGCATACCAAAACTATTGTTGTAAGAGTTGTACGATAAATTTTATGCTCCTTTTATTATAACATTGAATACTTGGTTGCAAAAGTCTGTACATCATATCTCGAAGTGAAAATAATCCCTTTTTCATATTCTTTCCCAACtttccaaattttattttttcagattACGGATTCGTATTCACCTACATTTCATCGACATTTGCATGCATGTAGTCAAACTG
This window contains:
- the LOC126687050 gene encoding uncharacterized protein LOC126687050, with the translated sequence MNLPKGTIVFTTVGRQSYGFDVYAVKLPSDISTLSNSDEVRLTDGISLNFNAQFADDNLSVVYISERSCFPAIYLSKPGEEPQQLPTPPESLFHDRPIFKNNRVYYISAHEKQDKLVKSWNALYATDLNDGKITRLTPYGVVDYSPAISRSGKFFAVASYGSRIWDVKFQDLTTDIVVFEEAHPEKRVVVCELGGWPSWSGDSTVYFHRKAEDGFWSIFQVKLPENLDDLSQFPCTPVRITPPGVNCLTPAAMHDGKRIVVATRRPGSVYRHIEIFDLDSNTFHPVSLPVNPNFQHFNPFVSDDSSFIGYHRFRGEEASGETTIPNLEPVKSPVENISLLRLHGSFASFSPDGNYIAFNAGLSQGLHIVTSDGSKRWTLLPRSRTAFYTSWSPTENNVIYTTLGPVFAPVDRTVQIARVSFDLSHLTPDRTEIPCDVKMLTREESGNNAFPACSLDGKSIVFRSGRNGHKNLYIMDAVEGEFNGSIRQITEGACSDTMPCWSPKGDLIAFTSNRHKPDHSNPFSMYLVKPDGSDLKRVHLEGSELLSDSEREWMERTTHPGFTDNGEWLLFASNLGGLSAEPVAVPRQIQPYGDVFMCRLDGSELTRLTWNGYENGTPAWHPGNELLRRAGERLMGPEKRVLQLRSANKPQLQSRMIMLAANVGASDIHDADEILDEEKRTGEFNDLTWLNVTE